The following proteins are encoded in a genomic region of Candidatus Bathyarchaeia archaeon:
- a CDS encoding DUF1801 domain-containing protein encodes MKPALKGTQESVKSTTSAGKKFKGLTDEERGAMTDRIQELKAEKEDGESAVLAKIAGMPETDHTMGKRLHATIKASAPDLSPRLWYGMPAYAKDGKVVCFFQNAQKFKTRYGTFGFSDKANLDDGGMWPVAFALKALTAAEEARIAALVKKAVS; translated from the coding sequence ATGAAACCTGCACTGAAGGGCACGCAGGAGTCCGTCAAGAGCACCACCTCGGCCGGGAAGAAGTTCAAGGGACTCACAGACGAAGAACGTGGCGCGATGACGGACCGCATCCAAGAGCTGAAGGCGGAAAAGGAGGACGGTGAAAGTGCCGTGCTCGCGAAGATCGCCGGGATGCCGGAAACGGATCACACCATGGGGAAGCGACTCCATGCCACCATCAAAGCAAGCGCGCCTGACCTTTCGCCAAGACTCTGGTACGGGATGCCCGCATATGCCAAGGACGGCAAGGTCGTCTGCTTCTTCCAAAACGCACAGAAGTTCAAGACGAGGTATGGGACGTTCGGGTTCAGCGACAAGGCGAATCTCGACGATGGCGGCATGTGGCCGGTCGCCTTCGCGCTGAAGGCGTTGACTGCCGCTGAAGAGGCTAGAATCGCCGCGCTCGTGAAGAAAGCAGTGAGCTGA
- a CDS encoding multidrug ABC transporter ATP-binding protein: MIDTENLTKRFGSMTAVDSVTLHVDEGEVFGFLGPNGAGK, from the coding sequence ATGATCGATACTGAGAATCTGACGAAGAGGTTCGGCAGCATGACGGCCGTCGACTCGGTCACGCTGCATGTGGACGAAGGTGAGGTGTTTGGTTTCTTAGGACCTAACGGCGCAGGCAAG